In a single window of the Amia ocellicauda isolate fAmiCal2 chromosome 20, fAmiCal2.hap1, whole genome shotgun sequence genome:
- the rtkn2 gene encoding rhotekin-2, producing the protein MASMEQQRDIQTFCRNERARSTVSSCSSLGMEIKRKKIRESAVFLQEQDTNIQEKIDFEVRMREGAYKLLVASTQRDQILSASKNLMTCHTRILGYMTEVQKKKEEHNMKRHSRRSSDKGPKDRIACQGKVAISGLRIPLMWKDSDHFNNRGSSRRVAVFCLMKIGTEVFDTEMVVVDRSMTDICFDNVTIFKRAGPEFELKLEIYSCAMEDEMSLVNTPKKLARKLGNSFSKASGRKLCPLQEGGDAESFFQSHPIAAGSKYNLLAQTTLSLAEAEGTFQSLSLFITQNEHAASWLPLYGNMCCRLIAQPECMTQDMMRGFLNQQQNIGGVLSWNRLYCVLRAGSISCYYTPEEIEAKLEAAIVIPVNKETRIRAVDKDPKKRSNSFTIINLIAGEAMTHVFVADCSEELQDWTEAFRQHLYDLSQWKHCCTELMKIEVTSPRRPPLFLTKQATSVYHDLSIDSPQKPESLTDIIHNKIEETGGRFLIGQEEEAEAPHWAALFEGSCPMVVQKTVLSPGGGGGPGTAAPKKRRAPPPPPGQVPYTQPWSGALQHGKENSWRKSGTRSGRPSLDSKFSAIIQQLQSRKTRAGQEDPEPESRAPEGSGRPVPAPRQRLRSFREKMTPKNWKPSQDLDL; encoded by the exons ATGGCGAGTATGGAGCAGCAGCGGGATATTCAAACTTTCTGCAGAAATGAAAGGGCCAGATCGACGGTGTCGTCCTGCTCTTCGCTTGGGATGGAGATCAAAAGGAAGAAAATCAGGGAGAGCGCCGTCTTCTTGCAGGAACAG GACACGAATATTCAAGAGAAAATCGACTTTGAGGTTCGTATGCGAGAAGGAGCGTACAAGCTGCTTGTGGCCAGCACACAGAGAGACCAGATTTTAAGTGCTTCGAAGAACCTGATGACCTGCCACACGCGTATCCTGGGCTACATGACGGAGGTACAGAAGAAGAAAGAGGAACATAACATGAAAAGACATTCCCGAAG atcTTCGGATAAGGGTCCAAAGGATCGTATTGCATGCCAGGGAAAAGTTGCCATATCAG GTCTCCGAATACCATTAATGTGGAAAGATTCTGATCACTTCAACAACAGAGGAA GTTCGCGCCGTGTTGCAGTGTTCTGCCTAATGAAAATAGGAACTGAGGTCTTTGACACAGAGATGGTGGTCGTGGATAGATCTATGACAGACATTTGTTTTGACAATGTAACAATTTT CAAACGGGCAGGTCCGGAGTTTGAGCTAAAGCTGGAGATCTACAGCTGTGCCATGGAGGACGAAATGTCGTTGGTCAACACCCCCAAGAAACTGGCCAGGAAGCTGGGGAACTCATTCAGCAAGGCCTCTGGGAGGAAACTCTGCCCCCtgcaggagggaggagatgcagAGTCATTCTTCCAGTCCCACCCCATCGCTGC TGGTTCAAAGTACAACCTGCTGGCACAAACGACCCTGAGCCTGGCGGAGGCTGAGGGCACCTTCCAGTCCCTTTCTCTCTTCATCACACAGAACG AGCACGCCGCCTCCTGGCTGCCCCTCTATGGCAATATGTGCTGTCGCTTGATTGCACAACCGGAGTGCATGACACAAGACATGATGAGGGGATTCTTGAATCAGCAG CAAAACATCGGAGGCGTCCTGAGCTGGAATCGGCTGTATTGTGTTCTCAGGGCCGGCAGCATATCTTGCTACTACACCCCAGAGGAGATTGAAGCTAAACTGGAAGCTGCCATTGTCATTCCTGTCAACAAG GAAACGAGGATTCGAGCAGTCGATAAGGACCCCAAGAAAAGATCCAACAGCTTCACAATTATCAACCTCATAGCTGGTGAAGCCATGACTCACGTCTTTGTGGCAGACTGCAGCGAGGAGCTCCAAGACTGGACGGAGGCTTTCCGGCAGCACTTGTATGATCTGA GTCAGTGGAAGCATTGCTGCACCGAGCTCATGAAGATTGAGGTCACGTCCCCCAGGAGGCCCCCTTTATTCCTGACAAAACAGGCCACCTCTGTCTACCACGATCTAA GTATTGATTCCCCGCAGAAGCCCGAGAGCCTGACCGACATCATCCACAATAAAATCGAGGAGACGGGAGGCCGCTTCCTCATCggacaggaggaggaggcggaggcACCGCATTGGGCCGCCCTGTTCGAGGGGTCCTGCCCCATGGTGGTCCAGAAGACTGTGTTGTCTcctggggggggcgggggcccCGGCACCGCGGCCCCCAAGAAGCGCcgcgcccccccaccccccccgggCCAGGTGCCCTACACACAGCCCTGGAGCGGCGCTCTTCAGCACGGCAAGGAGAACAGCTGGAGGAAGTCAGGCACTCGCTCCGGGAGGCCCTCCCTGGACAGCAAGTTCTCAGCCATCATCCAGCAGCTGCAGAGCCGCAAGACCCGGGCCGGCCAGGAGGACCCCGAGCCGGAGAGCCGAGCACCCGAGGGGAGCGGCAGACCGGTCCCGGCCCCTCGCCAGAGACTCAGGTCCTTCAGGGAGAAGATGACTCCGAAGAACTGGAAACCATCTCAAGACTTAGACCTGTGA
- the znf365 gene encoding protein ZNF365 produces MYDVPSVQAFSEMQQKLYEGKNPLCKEAPEPRSAPSQLPFRCPRCGEHERFRSLYSLRAHLEYGHSYQTMHNTSSASPGSTENVLLDNKESTDTGCGEKCKGSAVDNAGKRNVRFKDGRETANSPSPCEESNPEPHGSGGSSEGQSSGPASTVSIEAHVRRRLEEMLQAADSSMERRLRRVSSELAHTDSELLRTQAQSRHLAQERQELFERERALSRQVDAAVTVIAALRQQLTESEQELERKEQEVISIHHFLEAAVHHEVCGKVRLQHFIENLLRRIALAEKLLEYYQCASSRPNCRTHTTSQTVENGPHRISKARSPGGAPAIIPETRVQSVQEGRAFPNPPRERLGSKQSYNYSGLCKPDYAGNMWNQRRRLAGYEA; encoded by the exons ATGTATGACGTCCCCAGCGTGCAG GCCTTCAGTGAAATGCAGCAAAAGTTATACGAAGGAAAGAACCCCCTTTGCAAAGAGGCCCCAGAGCCACGCAGTGCCCCATCACAGCTGCCTTTCCGGTGCCCGCGGTGTGGTGAACACGAGAGGTTCAGAAGCCTGTACTCGCTGAGGGCTCACCTGGAGTATGGGCACAGCTACCAGACCATGCACAACACCAGCTCAGCCTCTCCAGGGTCCACCGAGAACGTCCTGCTGGACAACAAGGAGTCCACAGACACAGGCTGCGGGGAGAAATGCAAAGGCTCAGCGGTGGACAATGCTGGAAAAAGGAATGTCAGGTTTAAGGACGGCAGAGAGACGGCCAACTCCCCCAGCCCCTGCGAGGAGTCGAACCCAGAGCCCCACGGCAGCGGGGGCAGCTCCGAGGGCCAGAGCAGCGGCCCGGCGTCCACGGTGTCCATCGAGGCCCACGTGCGGCGCCGGCTGGAGGAGATGCTGCAGGCGGCGGACAGCAGCATGGAGAGGCGTCTGCGCAGGGTGAGCAGCGAGCTGGCGCACACGGACTCGGAGCTGCTGCGCACGCAGGCCCAGTCCCGGCACCTGGCCCAGGAGCGGCAGGAGCTGTTCGAGCGGGAGAGGGCCCTGAGCCGCCAGGTGGACGCGGCCGTCACAGTCATTGCAGCCCTCCGGCAGCAGCTGACCGAGTCTGAGCAGGAGCTGGAGAGGAAGGAGCA GGAAGTAATCAGCATTCATCACTTTCTGGAAGCGGCCGTTCATCATGAAGTCTGTGGGAAAGTTCGACTCCAGCACTTCATAGAGAATCTCTTGCGACGGATAGCCCTGGCAGAGAAGCTCTTGGAGTATTATCAATGTGCTTCCAGTCGGCCCAACTGCAGAACACACACT ACTTCCCAGACGGTTGAAAATGGTCCTCACAGAATTTCCAAAGCCAG GTCACCAGGGGGGGCACCAGCAATCATCCCAGAGACGAGAGTGCAGTCTGTTCAGGAAGGCAGAGCTTTTCCAAACCCCCCCAGGGAGAGACTCGGTTCCAAGCAGAGCTACAATTATTCAGGTCTCTGTAAACCTGATTATGCAGGTAATATGTGGAATCAGCGGAGAAGATTAGCTGGATATGAAGCTTAA
- the adoa gene encoding 2-aminoethanethiol (cysteamine) dioxygenase a, protein MPRDDMTSLIQKIARQARITFKSCAASPLGEASTEFLENQGKLGSLLSEITAADLKIAPRKVDGSSVSVAHSPPVTYMHICENDAFSMGVFLLKSGSSIPLHDHPGMNGMLKVLYGKVRISCFDKLEQPPDAATEAQLNPPPLPYQNQALRRSILRSIGEYSEGSGPCVLTPHKDNLHQIDAVDGPTAFLDILAPPYDPDDGRDCHYYKVLQPVSLPPEPQEIWLLEIPQPAEFWCGGEAYPGPKVTL, encoded by the coding sequence ATGCCCCGGGACGACATGACCTCCCTCATCCAGAAGATCGCACGGCAGGCCCGCATCACGTTCAAGAGCTGCGCCGCGTCCCCCCTGGGCGAGGCCAGCACGGAGTTCCTGGAGAACCAGGGCAAGCTCGGCAGCCTGCTGTCCGAGATCACCGCGGCGGACCTCAAGATCGCGCCCAGGAAAGTCGACGGCTCCTCGGTGTCGGTGGCGCACAGCCCCCCGGTCACCTACATGCACATCTGCGAGAACGACGCCTTCAGCATGGGGGTGTTCCTGCTGAAGAGCGGCAGCTCCATCCCCCTGCACGACCACCCGGGCATGAACGGCATGCTCAAAGTGCTGTACGGCAAGGTCCGGATCAGCTGCTTTGACAAGTTGGAGCAGCCACCTGATGCCGCCACCGAGGCGCAGCTCAACCCGCCCCCGCTGCCCTACCAGAACCAGGCGCTGCGGAGGTCCATCCTGAGGTCAATCGGGGAGTACTCGGAGGGCAGCGGCCCCTGCGTCCTAACCCCCCACAAAGACAACCTTCATCAGATCGATGCCGTGGACGGACCTACGGCTTTCCTAGACATTTTGGCCCCCCCCTACGACCCCGACGACGGCAGAGACTGTCACTACTACAAAGTGCTGCAGCCGGTGTCGCTTCCCCCGGAGCCGCAGGAGATCTGGCTGCTGGAGATCCCGCAGCCCGCGGAGTTCTGGTGCGGTGGGGAAGCCTACCCCGGCCCAAAGGTCACCCTGTGA